In the Topomyia yanbarensis strain Yona2022 chromosome 3, ASM3024719v1, whole genome shotgun sequence genome, one interval contains:
- the LOC131692507 gene encoding peroxisomal multifunctional enzyme type 2-like: MIIGEQISFPAPNLLIPEVNQLGCGEKMVSANENQLRYDRRVVVVTGAGAGLDREYALLFGSRGAKVVVNDLGGNFHGQGKSNAADNVVQEIRAAGGTAVPDYNSVVDGDKIIQTAMEAFGRVDVLINNAGILRDKSLARISDEDWNLIHDVHLKGSFLTTRAAWAIMKKQNYGRIIMTSSNSGVYGNFGQANYSAAKLGLVGLANTVAIEGAKNNIQCNVIVPTAASRMTEGILPEVLFNELKPKLIAPVVAYLCHQSCQNTGAIIESAAGWAT; this comes from the exons atgaTTATTGGTGAACAAATAAGCTTCCCGGCGCCGAATTTGCTCATTCCAGAGGTCAATCAGCTTGGGTGCGGAGAGAAAATGGTATCAGCTAACGAGAATCAACTGCGCTACGATCGCCGAGTGGTGGTCGTTACCGGTGCCGGTGCTGGTCTAGATCGCGAATATGCCTTGCTGTTCGGTTCCCGCGGTGCAAAGGTTGTGGTGAATGATTTGGGTGGCAATTTTCACGGTCAGGGCAAATCGAATGCAGCCGATAATGTGGTACAGGAAATCCGAGCGGCTGGCGGAACCGCGGTTCCAGATTACAACTCCGTAGTGGATGGGGATAAAATTATTCAGACTGCAATGGAAGCATTTGGCCGTGTTGATGTTTTGATTAACAATGCTGGAATTTTGCGAGACAAGAGTCTTGCTCGCATTTCCGATGAGGACTGGAATCTTATTCATGATGTGCACTTGAAAGGTAGTTTCCTAACGACGCGAGCTGCCTGGGCGATCATGAAAAAACAGAACTATGGTCGAATAATTATGACATCCAGCAACTCCGGTGTCTATGGAAATTTCGGCCAAGCCAATTATAGTGCCGCCAAACTAGGATTGGTCGGGTTAGCCAACACAGTCGCAATCGAGGGAGCTAAAAATAACATTCAATGCAATGTAATCGTTCCAACGGCTGCGTCAAGGATGACCGAGGGAATACTTCCAGAGGTTTTGTTCAATGAGCTTA AACCTAAATTGATTGCTCCGGTCGTTGCTTATCTGTGTCATCAATCCTGTCAGAATACGGGGGCAATAATTGAAAGTGCAGCTGGTTGGGCCACATAG